Proteins encoded by one window of Pseudonocardia alni:
- a CDS encoding ABC transporter ATP-binding protein — MTVLRAEGVTVRFDGRTVLDGVDLAVARGQWLSLVGRNGCGKTTLLRVLAGLHRPDAGAVHLADRPLAGTPRREVAKRVAVLPQALPPLGGVTVRALVAQGRYAVRGPLGMLGGGADAAVSDALAATGTQAWADTPVELLSGGERQRVRIALALAQDAPVLLLDEPTTYLDVRHQLEVLDLVRELQELRGLTVVAVLHDLAQAARCADRIVALRDGRVHADGAPGDVVDDRLLAEVFGVRGVVSTHEGRLTCSYLDSTPARPVSA; from the coding sequence GTGACGGTGCTCAGGGCCGAGGGGGTGACGGTGCGCTTCGACGGGCGCACCGTGCTCGACGGCGTCGACCTGGCGGTCGCCCGCGGGCAGTGGCTGTCGCTGGTGGGGCGCAACGGCTGCGGGAAGACCACGCTGCTGCGGGTGCTCGCCGGGCTGCACCGGCCCGACGCGGGCGCGGTGCACCTGGCCGACCGGCCGCTGGCCGGGACCCCGCGCCGGGAGGTCGCGAAGCGGGTCGCGGTGCTGCCGCAGGCCCTGCCGCCGCTGGGCGGGGTGACCGTGCGGGCGCTCGTCGCCCAGGGCCGCTACGCCGTCCGCGGGCCGCTGGGCATGCTCGGCGGCGGCGCCGACGCGGCGGTGTCCGACGCGCTGGCGGCCACCGGCACCCAGGCCTGGGCCGACACCCCGGTCGAGCTGCTGTCGGGCGGGGAACGCCAGCGGGTGCGGATCGCGCTCGCCCTGGCCCAGGACGCCCCGGTGCTGCTGCTCGACGAGCCCACCACCTACCTCGACGTCCGCCACCAGCTGGAGGTGCTCGACCTGGTCCGGGAGCTGCAGGAGCTGCGCGGCCTGACCGTCGTCGCGGTGCTGCACGACCTCGCCCAGGCCGCGCGGTGCGCGGACCGGATCGTGGCGCTGCGCGACGGGCGGGTGCACGCCGACGGGGCACCCGGCGACGTCGTCGACGACCGGCTGCTGGCCGAGGTGTTCGGGGTGCGCGGGGTCGTCTCGACCCACGAGGGGCGGCTGACCTGCAGCTACCTGGACTCCACCCCGGCCCGGCCCGTCAGCGCCTGA
- a CDS encoding transketolase-like TK C-terminal-containing protein, which produces MGTQTVTTDTLVEIEKRVLWLSTAIVDAANRRGDPSGLKVGGHQASSASMTTIMTSLWFEHLRAGDRVSVKPHASPVLHAINYLLGELDERYLSTLRAFGGLQSYPSRSKDPDPVDYSTGSVGIGATAPIWGALARRYVDTHFGGAGQGRQYSLVGDAELDEGAVWEAILDPMVGELGEVVWIVDLNRQSLDRVVPAIGAPRIEGMFSAAGWQVLTVKYGRLLHELFDRPGGDALRARIDTMQNAEYQRLLRCDADEVRTRLPDGHADLAKLVAGLDDDTLLAAVRNLGGHDTAALRDAFSAIDDTRPTVILAYTVKGHGLATAGHPQNHGSILSADQVRELADAVGADPDDPWRRFDPESPAGEVVAGAAQRLHRDPVEDQPVPPLPTDIGRTPTGRATTQAALGRALLDLTREAPEAAGRVVTLCPDVSSSTNLGGWVNKVGVWSTAERKDWFDDDPETILHWRERPTGQHLELGIAEGNLVGALGELGATWSRWGRPVLPIGVLYDPFVERALEPWSFGIYAGGQSILVGTPSGVSLAPEGGAHQSVTTPSVGLEQPGCVTYEPAFAIDTEWTLLASLARIGRPDGTSAYLRLSTRPVDQTLAAVPADPAARERRRRQVVAGAYPLRRAAGTPALTIAVAGAPTTEALAAADRLAELGHDVDVVVVTSPGLLFDALQARAGRPARPQAEPWILESAFPARRAAPLVTLLDGHPHTLAFLAGVNRVPATHLGVHRFGQSGDLASVYAHHGLDADTVVAAGLDLL; this is translated from the coding sequence ATGGGCACGCAGACGGTGACGACGGACACGCTCGTCGAGATCGAGAAGCGGGTGCTCTGGCTGTCCACCGCGATCGTCGACGCGGCCAACCGGCGCGGTGACCCCAGCGGGCTGAAGGTGGGCGGGCACCAGGCGTCGTCGGCGTCGATGACGACGATCATGACCTCGTTGTGGTTCGAGCACCTGCGGGCCGGGGACCGGGTCTCGGTCAAGCCGCACGCCTCGCCGGTGCTGCACGCGATCAACTACCTGCTCGGCGAGCTCGACGAGCGCTACCTGAGCACGTTGCGGGCCTTCGGCGGGCTGCAGTCCTACCCGTCGCGGTCCAAGGACCCCGACCCGGTCGACTACTCGACCGGCTCGGTGGGCATCGGCGCGACCGCCCCGATCTGGGGTGCGCTGGCCCGCCGCTACGTCGACACCCACTTCGGGGGCGCCGGACAGGGCAGGCAGTACTCCCTGGTCGGCGACGCCGAGCTCGACGAGGGCGCCGTCTGGGAGGCCATCCTCGACCCGATGGTCGGTGAGCTGGGCGAGGTCGTGTGGATCGTCGACCTGAACCGGCAGTCCCTGGACCGGGTCGTCCCCGCGATCGGCGCGCCGCGGATCGAGGGCATGTTCTCCGCAGCCGGCTGGCAGGTCCTCACCGTCAAGTACGGCAGGCTGCTGCACGAGCTGTTCGACCGCCCCGGCGGCGACGCGCTGCGCGCCCGGATCGACACCATGCAGAACGCGGAGTACCAGCGGCTGCTGCGCTGCGACGCCGACGAGGTCCGCACCCGGCTCCCCGACGGGCACGCCGACCTGGCGAAGCTCGTCGCCGGCCTCGACGACGACACCCTGCTCGCCGCGGTGCGCAACCTCGGCGGGCACGACACCGCCGCGCTGCGCGACGCGTTCTCCGCGATCGACGACACCCGGCCCACGGTGATCCTCGCCTACACGGTCAAGGGCCACGGCCTCGCGACCGCGGGCCACCCGCAGAACCACGGCTCGATCCTGAGCGCCGACCAGGTCCGCGAGCTGGCCGACGCCGTCGGCGCCGACCCCGACGACCCCTGGCGGCGCTTCGACCCGGAGTCCCCGGCGGGCGAGGTGGTGGCCGGCGCGGCGCAGCGGCTGCACCGCGACCCGGTCGAGGACCAGCCGGTCCCGCCGCTGCCGACCGACATCGGACGCACCCCGACCGGGCGGGCCACCACCCAGGCCGCGCTCGGCCGTGCGCTGCTCGACCTCACCCGCGAGGCCCCCGAGGCGGCAGGCCGGGTGGTCACGCTCTGTCCGGACGTGTCGTCGTCGACGAACCTGGGCGGCTGGGTGAACAAGGTCGGCGTCTGGTCGACCGCGGAGCGCAAGGACTGGTTCGACGACGATCCCGAGACGATCCTGCACTGGCGCGAGCGGCCCACCGGCCAGCACCTGGAGCTGGGCATCGCCGAGGGGAACCTCGTCGGGGCGCTGGGGGAGCTGGGGGCGACCTGGTCGCGCTGGGGCCGTCCGGTGCTGCCGATCGGGGTGCTCTACGACCCGTTCGTCGAGCGCGCGCTGGAGCCGTGGTCGTTCGGGATCTACGCGGGTGGCCAGTCGATCCTGGTCGGCACGCCCTCCGGGGTGTCGCTGGCCCCCGAGGGCGGTGCCCACCAGTCGGTGACGACGCCGTCGGTCGGGCTGGAGCAGCCCGGCTGCGTCACCTACGAGCCGGCGTTCGCCATCGACACCGAGTGGACGCTGCTCGCCTCGCTCGCCCGGATCGGCCGCCCGGACGGCACCAGCGCCTACCTGCGCCTGTCGACCCGGCCGGTGGACCAGACCCTCGCGGCGGTCCCGGCCGACCCGGCCGCCCGCGAGCGGCGCCGGCGTCAGGTGGTCGCCGGGGCCTACCCGCTCCGCCGTGCCGCGGGCACGCCCGCGCTGACCATCGCGGTCGCCGGTGCGCCGACGACCGAGGCACTCGCCGCGGCGGACCGGCTCGCCGAGCTCGGCCACGACGTCGACGTCGTCGTGGTGACCAGCCCGGGGCTGCTGTTCGACGCCCTGCAGGCCCGTGCCGGACGCCCCGCCCGTCCGCAGGCCGAGCCGTGGATCCTGGAGTCGGCGTTTCCCGCGCGCCGGGCCGCGCCGCTGGTCACCCTGCTCGACGGGCACCCGCACACCCTCGCGTTCCTCGCCGGGGTCAACCGGGTCCCCGCGACGCACCTGGGCGTTCATCGCTTCGGTCAGTCCGGCGACCTCGCCTCGGTCTACGCCCACCACGGGCTCGACGCGGACACGGTCGTGGCGGCCGGACTCGACCTGCTGTAG
- a CDS encoding ABC transporter substrate-binding protein: MSARRLPADAAAGSAPAARTVAAARSRASRIAALLPVAVVALLLAGCGGSAAPAPEAAAERPAVSRDVAPLEPALTVTDPRGATVTVPAPPTRIVCLTGLCDDMVVELGLTPVGTSTPALLKNPVLLGDRAAQVPTVAGSFGSEDVESIAALRPDLVIGLGGVHEPLRAAIERFAPLWLVQPTTWEESVGYLRDLGSLTGRTAEATAGELRFRTTLADGVEQARATGKAGRKVLLMYGSADTIGVDTTDTVNGNLLATLYDYPFVPRGADVETASTYSVEEILAQAPDVVFAFSLLFSSADRTLTDQLAANPVWAQVPAVQQGNVHEMDPRLWGSGRGTRSLGAIVTQSLAAVPGR, from the coding sequence ATGAGCGCCCGTCGCCTGCCCGCCGATGCCGCCGCCGGCTCCGCCCCAGCCGCTCGCACCGTCGCTGCCGCCCGGTCCCGTGCCTCCCGGATCGCCGCCCTGCTGCCGGTCGCGGTGGTCGCCCTGCTGCTCGCCGGGTGCGGTGGGTCGGCCGCGCCCGCGCCGGAGGCGGCCGCCGAGCGGCCCGCCGTCAGCCGGGACGTCGCACCGCTGGAGCCGGCACTCACGGTCACCGACCCGCGCGGCGCCACCGTCACCGTGCCGGCCCCGCCGACGCGCATCGTCTGCCTGACCGGCCTGTGCGACGACATGGTCGTCGAGCTGGGGCTCACCCCGGTCGGCACCTCCACCCCGGCCCTGCTGAAGAACCCCGTCCTGCTCGGCGACCGCGCCGCGCAGGTCCCGACCGTCGCCGGCAGCTTCGGTAGCGAGGACGTCGAGTCCATCGCCGCGCTGCGTCCCGACCTGGTGATCGGGCTCGGCGGAGTGCACGAGCCGCTGCGTGCGGCGATCGAGCGCTTCGCCCCGCTGTGGCTGGTGCAGCCGACGACCTGGGAGGAGTCGGTCGGCTACCTGCGGGACCTGGGGTCGCTCACCGGACGCACCGCCGAGGCCACCGCGGGCGAACTGCGCTTCCGCACGACGCTGGCCGACGGCGTCGAGCAGGCGCGCGCCACCGGCAAGGCCGGCCGGAAGGTCCTGCTGATGTACGGCAGCGCCGACACGATCGGCGTCGACACCACCGACACGGTCAACGGGAACCTGCTCGCGACGCTCTACGACTACCCGTTCGTCCCGCGCGGCGCCGACGTCGAGACCGCGAGCACCTACAGCGTCGAGGAGATCCTCGCGCAGGCCCCGGACGTGGTGTTCGCGTTCTCACTGCTGTTCTCCTCCGCCGACCGCACCCTGACCGACCAGCTCGCCGCGAACCCGGTGTGGGCCCAGGTCCCCGCGGTGCAGCAGGGGAACGTGCACGAGATGGACCCGCGGCTGTGGGGCAGCGGGCGCGGCACCCGCAGCCTGGGCGCGATCGTCACCCAGTCGCTCGCGGCGGTCCCCGGCCGGTGA
- a CDS encoding DNA/RNA non-specific endonuclease, giving the protein MSAPAAPGFDPDFLGVATPMPTLPGTDTLLLPYTHFATLHRPDRRLAAATAVAIDGATLRQLERSDDWRLDDRLPAGQQAGAELYADNDLDRGHLVRRQDPVWGGAAEAATAESDTFHYTNAAPQAAAFNQDKQTWGGLEDYLLDNAGDHDRRLVVFTGPVLADDDPEYRGVRIPRLFWKIGAFVVGGALGTTAYLLDQTPQLGDLAEPAPGDPPPLGPYRTFQVPVARIGELTGLDLGPLTAADRMPVPEPVPAALSERAVRLRSFADIRGL; this is encoded by the coding sequence ATGAGCGCCCCCGCCGCCCCCGGTTTCGACCCGGACTTCCTCGGCGTCGCGACGCCGATGCCGACGCTGCCCGGGACCGACACCCTGCTGCTCCCCTACACCCACTTCGCGACGCTGCACCGGCCCGACCGGCGCCTGGCCGCGGCCACCGCCGTCGCGATCGACGGGGCGACCCTGCGGCAGCTCGAACGTTCCGACGACTGGCGCCTCGACGACCGGCTGCCCGCCGGGCAGCAGGCCGGCGCCGAGCTCTACGCCGACAACGACCTCGACCGCGGCCACCTGGTCCGCCGCCAGGACCCGGTGTGGGGCGGGGCCGCCGAGGCTGCGACGGCGGAGTCCGACACCTTCCACTACACCAACGCCGCCCCGCAGGCCGCCGCGTTCAACCAGGACAAGCAGACCTGGGGCGGGCTGGAGGACTACCTGCTCGACAACGCGGGCGACCACGACCGGCGGCTCGTGGTGTTCACCGGCCCGGTGCTGGCCGACGACGACCCGGAGTACCGCGGCGTGCGCATCCCGCGGCTGTTCTGGAAGATCGGCGCCTTCGTCGTCGGCGGGGCGCTGGGCACCACCGCGTACCTGCTGGACCAGACCCCTCAGCTCGGCGACCTCGCCGAGCCGGCGCCAGGGGACCCGCCGCCGCTGGGCCCGTACCGCACCTTCCAGGTACCGGTGGCCCGGATCGGCGAGCTGACCGGGCTCGACCTGGGCCCGCTGACCGCGGCGGACCGGATGCCGGTACCCGAGCCGGTGCCCGCCGCACTGTCGGAGCGGGCCGTGCGGCTGCGCTCGTTCGCCGACATCCGCGGACTGTGA
- a CDS encoding Lrp/AsnC family transcriptional regulator: MTGTTGDGRAGLDGHDARLLLALAQDPRATVLALAERVGLSRNTVQARLAKLDRLGALDTFERRVDPAALGYPLTAFVTVRVVQRELAAVADALDRVPEVLEVHGVSGPEDLLVHLVARDADDLYRIAGHLLAIGGVERTSTSLVMRSLVGFRTAPLLHRLTDGAGAPAVHPAPLPSRR, translated from the coding sequence GTGACGGGAACGACCGGTGACGGGCGGGCCGGGCTCGACGGCCACGACGCCCGGCTGCTGCTGGCCCTGGCGCAGGACCCGCGCGCGACGGTGCTCGCCCTCGCCGAACGGGTCGGCCTGTCCCGCAACACCGTGCAGGCCCGGCTGGCCAAGCTGGACCGGCTCGGCGCACTGGACACCTTCGAGCGCCGGGTCGACCCGGCGGCGCTCGGCTACCCGCTGACCGCGTTCGTGACGGTGCGGGTGGTGCAGCGCGAGCTCGCCGCTGTCGCCGACGCACTGGACCGGGTACCGGAGGTGCTGGAGGTGCACGGCGTCTCCGGACCGGAGGACCTCCTGGTGCACCTGGTCGCCCGCGACGCCGACGACCTCTACCGGATCGCCGGGCACCTCCTCGCGATCGGCGGGGTGGAGCGCACGTCGACGTCGCTGGTCATGCGCTCGCTGGTCGGGTTCCGCACCGCCCCGCTGCTGCACCGCCTGACCGACGGCGCAGGCGCACCCGCCGTTCACCCGGCGCCGCTACCGTCACGCCGATGA
- a CDS encoding sugar phosphate isomerase/epimerase family protein has protein sequence MLLLGLASVTFRERSVPDVVRLAVDAGSEVLEWAGDRHVRPGDRAAASAARGACAGAGLRIGTYGSYHKAGASDPGEFDAVVATAAELGAPRVRVWAGTAASADVSPAGRAATVDALRRCADAVAERGMGLLVEHHVESLTDGLDTALRLRAEVGHPALVAHWQPRELPDTDVCLAEVRALRPATVHAFSWGADGYTERLPLGDRADLWAPVLAELTAQSRDDGTDTEVLLEFVPGDTAASLRRDAAALRDLRAGRDLAGAR, from the coding sequence ATGCTGCTTCTGGGGTTGGCGTCAGTCACCTTCCGTGAGAGGTCCGTTCCGGACGTCGTGCGCCTGGCGGTCGACGCCGGGTCCGAGGTCCTCGAGTGGGCCGGAGACCGGCACGTCCGTCCCGGTGACCGCGCGGCGGCGTCGGCGGCCCGCGGTGCCTGCGCGGGCGCAGGGCTGCGGATCGGCACCTACGGCAGCTACCACAAGGCCGGTGCGTCCGACCCCGGCGAGTTCGACGCCGTCGTCGCGACGGCGGCCGAGCTCGGCGCCCCGCGGGTACGGGTCTGGGCCGGGACGGCGGCTTCGGCCGACGTGTCGCCCGCCGGGCGCGCCGCCACCGTGGACGCGCTGCGGCGCTGCGCCGACGCCGTCGCCGAGCGGGGGATGGGGCTGCTCGTCGAGCACCACGTCGAGTCCCTCACCGACGGCCTCGACACCGCGCTGAGGCTGCGCGCCGAGGTCGGCCACCCCGCCCTGGTCGCCCACTGGCAGCCGCGCGAGCTGCCCGACACCGACGTCTGCCTGGCCGAGGTCCGCGCGCTGCGCCCGGCCACCGTGCACGCGTTCTCCTGGGGCGCCGACGGATACACCGAGCGGCTGCCGCTCGGCGACCGCGCCGACCTGTGGGCCCCGGTGCTCGCCGAGCTCACCGCGCAGTCCCGCGACGACGGCACCGACACCGAGGTGCTGCTGGAGTTCGTGCCGGGCGACACCGCCGCCTCGCTGCGCCGTGACGCCGCCGCGCTGCGCGACCTGCGGGCCGGGCGCGACCTGGCCGGTGCGCGATGA
- a CDS encoding iron chelate uptake ABC transporter family permease subunit, which translates to MRRALLLLAVAAGAVLLAALVLGTGTPAVAPHRLPAVLVAAGGIEHVVVTELRVPRLLLGVLTGAALGLAGLLLQDGLRNPLAVPELLGVSSGAAAAVAVTIVTGAAVPFAPLLPAVVGAVTGGALTLLAVRGAVGPAAVLLIGAGVGAALQALLLAAVAMTGSSEQGVLVRYLLGSLTGTTWATVTPVLPALAVAFVAGVAVLPLLGPLRLGDDAASALGLRTGAARAAVLGVACLLVAAVVGPAGPVAWVGFLAPQLVRVLLPAARPLPRAAACAGAGAAVVVVADLLARTVLYPVELPVGGFTAGVAIVAGGLLLVWRRPRAARTAVPVRTDGPAAAVER; encoded by the coding sequence GTGAGACGGGCCCTGCTGCTGCTCGCCGTCGCGGCCGGGGCGGTGCTGCTCGCCGCGCTGGTCCTCGGGACCGGCACCCCGGCCGTCGCCCCGCACCGGCTGCCCGCCGTGCTGGTCGCGGCGGGCGGGATCGAGCACGTCGTCGTCACCGAGCTGCGGGTGCCGCGGCTGCTGCTCGGTGTGCTCACCGGCGCCGCGCTCGGGCTGGCCGGGTTGCTGCTGCAGGACGGTCTGCGCAACCCGCTCGCCGTCCCCGAGCTGCTCGGGGTGTCCTCCGGTGCCGCGGCCGCGGTGGCGGTCACGATCGTCACCGGGGCCGCGGTCCCGTTCGCGCCGCTGCTGCCCGCCGTGGTCGGCGCGGTGACCGGGGGCGCGCTCACCCTGCTCGCCGTCCGCGGCGCCGTCGGCCCGGCCGCGGTCCTGCTGATCGGAGCCGGGGTGGGGGCGGCGCTGCAGGCGCTGCTGCTCGCGGCGGTCGCCATGACCGGCTCCTCCGAGCAGGGCGTACTGGTGCGCTACCTGCTGGGTTCGCTGACCGGCACGACATGGGCGACGGTGACGCCGGTGCTGCCCGCGCTGGCGGTCGCGTTCGTCGCGGGGGTCGCGGTGCTGCCGCTGCTGGGGCCGCTGCGTCTCGGCGACGACGCCGCCTCCGCGCTGGGCCTGCGCACCGGTGCGGCCCGGGCGGCGGTGCTGGGCGTGGCCTGCCTGCTCGTCGCGGCCGTCGTCGGCCCGGCGGGGCCGGTCGCCTGGGTCGGGTTCCTCGCCCCACAGCTGGTGCGGGTGCTGCTCCCCGCGGCCCGGCCGCTTCCCCGCGCCGCGGCCTGCGCCGGGGCGGGTGCGGCCGTGGTCGTCGTGGCGGACCTGCTGGCCCGCACCGTGCTGTACCCGGTGGAGCTGCCGGTCGGCGGCTTCACCGCGGGGGTCGCGATCGTCGCGGGCGGGCTGCTGCTGGTGTGGCGACGCCCGCGGGCCGCCCGCACGGCCGTTCCCGTCCGCACCGACGGTCCCGCCGCGGCGGTGGAGCGGTGA
- a CDS encoding FecCD family ABC transporter permease has product MNRSVGRDATLAARFGLLGLCVAVAALAGLLVGTAVGPGTALAALAGVADPLSTDLVRELRAPRVLVGLAAGACLGVAGTVLQAVLRNPLASPEVTGVGSGAVLGAVLGTVLGGPVGTPLGVLAVALLGGTLGGGVLWLLAGRAAGPGTADPLRLAVVGVLVSAVLGGTTLLLLTARPQLAGSMVRWLVGSLNGRGWEHWDALWPVALTAVVLAVLLGPVLAVLGVDDDHARGVGLAVSGWRSAAVLLAVLATGGAVAAVGALAFVGLLAPHLARALLGVRGAADPRLLVPAAATAGAGTVVTADVVAQLLTAFAPAGDRPIGVPAGAVTAVAGAVVLIGIVRRRSRTTVGGAL; this is encoded by the coding sequence GTGAACCGCTCGGTGGGCCGGGACGCGACGCTCGCGGCCCGGTTCGGGCTGCTCGGACTGTGCGTGGCGGTCGCGGCCCTGGCCGGGCTCCTGGTCGGCACCGCCGTCGGGCCCGGCACCGCGCTCGCGGCCCTCGCCGGGGTCGCGGACCCGCTGTCGACCGACCTCGTCCGGGAGCTGCGGGCACCGCGGGTCCTGGTCGGGCTCGCGGCCGGTGCCTGCCTCGGCGTCGCCGGAACGGTGCTGCAGGCGGTGCTGCGCAACCCGCTCGCCTCCCCTGAGGTGACCGGCGTCGGCTCCGGCGCGGTGCTCGGCGCGGTGCTGGGGACCGTGCTCGGCGGACCGGTCGGCACCCCGCTCGGCGTGCTGGCCGTGGCCCTGCTCGGCGGGACGCTCGGGGGCGGGGTGCTGTGGCTGCTCGCCGGCCGGGCCGCGGGGCCGGGCACCGCGGACCCGCTGCGGCTGGCCGTCGTCGGGGTGCTGGTGTCGGCGGTGCTCGGCGGGACGACGTTGCTGCTGCTCACCGCCCGCCCGCAGCTGGCCGGGTCGATGGTCCGGTGGCTGGTCGGCTCGCTCAACGGGCGTGGCTGGGAGCACTGGGACGCGCTCTGGCCGGTCGCGCTGACCGCGGTGGTCCTCGCGGTGCTGCTCGGCCCGGTGCTCGCCGTCCTCGGCGTCGACGACGACCACGCCCGCGGCGTCGGCCTCGCCGTGTCCGGGTGGCGCTCGGCCGCGGTGCTGCTGGCCGTGCTCGCCACCGGCGGGGCGGTCGCGGCGGTCGGGGCGCTCGCGTTCGTCGGGCTGCTCGCCCCGCACCTGGCCCGTGCGCTGCTCGGGGTGCGGGGCGCGGCCGACCCGCGGCTGCTCGTGCCCGCGGCGGCGACGGCCGGGGCGGGCACGGTCGTCACGGCCGACGTCGTCGCCCAGTTGCTGACGGCGTTCGCCCCGGCCGGGGACCGGCCGATCGGGGTGCCCGCGGGAGCGGTGACGGCGGTCGCCGGCGCGGTGGTGCTCATCGGGATCGTCCGCCGACGGTCCCGTACGACGGTGGGAGGTGCGCTGTGA
- a CDS encoding serine hydrolase domain-containing protein, which translates to MTELLPSTQRTLLARVARAQRDGRVPSLVAGVVRDGALVWHAGRGALPDAAAEDDVQYRIGSISKTVCAVTVLRLRDEGLLDLDDPLDRHLPGTPLGDRTLGQLLSHLAGAGSESPGQWWERTPGGTLEELGLGDADRVLPAARRFHYSNLGFGLLGEVVARLRGRAWTDVARDEVLLPLGMTRTSTRPQQPAAAGRAVHPWADLVLAEPEHDAGVMAAAGQLWCTAADLARLGALLLGDTGDVLAPATVEEMTLPAGVDPTSPVWAGYGLGVQVLRFERPEGGGTTTLVGHGGSMPGFLAGLWVDREEGAGALAMGNTTSGMDSGLAAGLLNDLRVAEPRIVAPWAPQPCPVDPELLGPWFWGPSPYALRSAGGGLLHLGGLGRPGRASRFRPGPDGTWIGLDGYFAGETLRIARDHLWLATFVFTRTPYDPAAPVPGGVSDEGWTTS; encoded by the coding sequence GTGACCGAGCTGCTCCCCAGCACCCAGCGCACCCTGCTCGCCCGCGTCGCCCGCGCCCAGCGCGACGGCCGCGTCCCCTCCCTCGTCGCCGGGGTGGTCCGCGACGGCGCCCTCGTCTGGCACGCCGGGCGTGGAGCGCTGCCGGACGCGGCCGCCGAGGACGACGTCCAGTACCGGATCGGCTCCATCTCCAAGACCGTCTGCGCGGTCACCGTCCTGCGGCTGCGCGACGAGGGACTGCTCGACCTCGACGACCCGCTGGACCGGCACCTCCCCGGCACCCCGCTCGGCGACCGCACCCTGGGTCAGCTGCTGTCCCACCTGGCCGGGGCCGGCTCGGAGAGCCCCGGCCAGTGGTGGGAGCGCACCCCCGGCGGCACGCTGGAGGAGCTGGGCCTCGGCGACGCCGACCGGGTGCTGCCCGCCGCGCGCCGCTTCCACTACTCCAACCTCGGGTTCGGGCTGCTCGGCGAGGTCGTCGCCCGCCTCCGCGGCCGCGCCTGGACCGACGTCGCCCGCGACGAGGTGCTGCTCCCGCTGGGCATGACCCGTACCTCCACCCGCCCGCAGCAGCCCGCCGCGGCGGGACGGGCCGTGCACCCGTGGGCCGACCTCGTGCTGGCCGAGCCCGAGCACGACGCCGGGGTGATGGCCGCCGCCGGGCAGCTGTGGTGCACCGCGGCGGACCTGGCCCGGCTCGGCGCCCTGCTGCTCGGCGACACCGGCGACGTGCTCGCACCCGCGACGGTCGAGGAGATGACGCTGCCCGCGGGCGTCGACCCGACGTCGCCGGTCTGGGCCGGCTACGGCCTGGGCGTGCAGGTCCTGCGGTTCGAGCGGCCCGAGGGCGGCGGCACGACGACGCTGGTCGGGCACGGCGGATCCATGCCCGGCTTCCTCGCCGGGCTCTGGGTGGACCGCGAGGAGGGCGCCGGCGCCCTGGCGATGGGCAACACCACCTCCGGGATGGACAGCGGGCTGGCCGCCGGGCTGCTGAACGACCTGCGCGTCGCCGAGCCCCGCATCGTCGCGCCGTGGGCCCCGCAGCCCTGCCCGGTCGACCCCGAGCTGCTCGGACCGTGGTTCTGGGGTCCCTCCCCCTACGCGCTGCGCTCGGCCGGCGGCGGGCTGCTGCACCTCGGCGGCCTCGGGCGCCCCGGACGCGCGTCGCGGTTCCGGCCCGGCCCGGACGGCACCTGGATCGGCCTGGACGGCTACTTCGCCGGGGAGACCCTGCGGATCGCCCGCGACCACCTGTGGCTGGCCACGTTCGTGTTCACCCGCACCCCCTACGACCCGGCCGCACCGGTCCCCGGCGGCGTCTCCGACGAGGGCTGGACCACCTCCTGA